DNA from Dromaius novaehollandiae isolate bDroNov1 chromosome 12, bDroNov1.hap1, whole genome shotgun sequence:
TGGCACACCAGCACCTTCCTGCCATCCAGCAGCACCTCCTTATCCTGCGCTGGGTCTGGGCGAGAAGACACCCGCCACGTCAGGCCTGAGCCCCGGCCTCTCTCGCAGAcccccccctcctgccctgcaCTCACCTGGCTCTGTCTTGCCGCAGGCCAGGACACTGTCGTAGCCGGCTGGTGGCTGACGCAGCGTGGGGTCATCCTCCGTGATGCGGTACAGCTTGCCCAGGGCCACCTCGTTCAGCAACATGATGCCGACCCGCTGGGACGTGCAGCCCACTGccgggagaggtggggaggggaaaggggcacCAGCCCCAGCGTTGCCGCCTGGCCATGCCAGCCTCCTGGGGCGGTGGgcaggcaagcccagcagccccccGGGGGCGAGCGAAGGGAGCTGGGGCCGCCCCAGGGCCCTTACCATAGCCAGCTGACTTGCTGTTCTCCGAGGCGAAGTAGATGCCCTTGCCCACCCGCCCGCCCGAGTGGGGCATGATCCGCAGCCCCCTCCTCAGGATGGCCGCGATTACCGCCACGTTGGTGCCGTGCCACAGCAGGCGCCGGTGGCCCAGGTGGTCGTGGGCCTTGAAGAGCTCATCCTGCAGAGACGCCGTGCTCAGGACCAGCCGCAGAGGTACCCAAGGGGCTGCTGCCCACCTGCCCTAGCCTAATCCCATCCCCGGTCTCAGCCCCAGCCCAAAGGGCAGAGGAGAGGGGTCTCCCGGGCACCCATTTGCCCTCAGCCAGCTGGGCTCAGCGTGCCCCCACCGGACCAGCACAGCCCCCATCCCAGGGGCACAaccagggtgtccctgctgcagggcaggaaCAAGTGGCCGCTTCTGCTCACCTCGCCCTCTCGGTCCACCTCCCAGATGTTGAGGATCTGGAGTTTGTTCCCTGTCTGCGTCACGTAGTTTTCGATCAGCTGCGAGGGAGGGAGCCAGAGAAGCAGCGTCACTGCAGGGAACCGGCGTGTCCCCCAGGGATGCCCACTGCCGAGCCTCGAGGCTGGCACTCCCCCCAGTCCAGCCTGCACCCGCCACACCAGCGAGGGGGATGCCCACCAAGGGCGGGCTTGGTGCACCCTGGGCAAGGGTGGTGCGAGAGGGACCGGGCGCCCCAGCTGCAGGGCTGAGCTGTGCTGTAGCGCAGCCAGTGCTGCGTCACTCGCCACCTGAGAGCCAcccagctgggctccctgcagggcccaCAGTCCCTCTGGGGCGGTGGGAACATCTGAGTGCCCCCAGGCCCTACATGGTCTTTCCTGCCCGAGGGGGCACTGCAGCATGAGCTGTACCTTGTACTCTGGGGAGGCCGGGTCCAGCAGGGAGagctggcagcagagcagggcatAATCCTGATCCAATGGATGGggcacctcttcctcctcttcctcttcccctttcacCTTCTGAGCCTGCAGGCTCTGTGCCACTTCAATGTCAGCCAGCACCTGCCAGGCACAGACCGCAGGCAGCATCATAGCTGGGCAGCACCACCACCCTCTTCTGTGCCCCTGCTGCTCAGCAGCGCACCGAGCAACCGGGCAAAcccctgccccatgccagcccTGAGCAAGTgccagcacctcccagcccccGGCAGGAGTCTTCCCTGGAGACATGTGCCACCCCCTTGGGTGCCCTGGCACTGGTGGGCACAGGGCAGCAGGTATCTCACCAATAGCATGTCCTTCTTGGCACGCAGCAGGTCATGGGAATTGATGGGGGGTGGCCGTGCCCGCCCGAAGTTGTGGGGGATGATGGTGTAGAAGCgggaggagagctgctccaggtgggcagccctggcaggctgCTCCCTCAGcgctgcctccagctcctccagTGCCTCAAAGCCCTTCGCGATCTGCTGCTTGGTCAGCTTCCCCAGGGGCATCTTCTTCACATCTGGCCAGGGGCACACTCTGTCAGCCCCTCCATCCCCCCCATGCCCTTCCCAGGGTTGCCCCTTGCCCCATACTTCCCTCTGTGCCGAAGGACCTCAAGTACTGCCCGGGCACACACAGCTCTGGAGCAGTGCCTGTCCTGCCCAGGCACAGCCCATGGGCACCTGAGGCCAATGCTCCTGCCAGGGCTTGGGCTGCTGGAGGCAGTGCTCTGACACTGACAGCATGTCCACCTCCTTCAAAGGCCATGCCCAGCCTCACCACCTTCAGCCTCAGGTCACAGACCCCCACCGAGCCAGGTACCACCCCGTACCGATGTTCATGGTCTGCATGGCATCTCGGAACATGTCATTGCTGAAGATGAGGGAGACCAGGTCCTGTGTGGCTTTGTCCAAGGTGCAAGGCAGGACCCGCCGCTTGGAGACCTTGCCCCCATCCACATCGTCCACCTGCGGGCACATGTGCAGACCCCCAACCTCGCTGTGCTGCCTCTGAACCCACAGAGGCCAAAGCACAGGGCTGCCCACTCCTGGGGGGTGAAGAGCCGTGCCCCTGTGTCAGCAGAGGGCCGAGCAGATGCTGCTGCCCCTTTCCAGGACTGGTGCCACCAAGATGCCCATTGTGCTTCCTCAAGAAGGATCCTAGCTTGAGTCCCCCAGGTTTAACCTACTGCCCCATATCTCTGCCCATGGGCTATTTCAACTTGCATGCACAaaacccactgctgcctgtgccctGTGCTGACCCCAGCAGATGCCCCAGCGCTCAGAGGAGCCGGGTGCGAGGTGTGCAGGACACCCCAGCGCCAGACACCTCGCACTCTCACCTTGAGGGAGACCTCCACCTCCCGGCCAGCCCCTGGCTGCACCTCGATGAGCGTGTACTTCCCGGGCTGCGCCACAAAGGTCTCCCGCGCCGCCCAGCTGTTCTTGGTCTTCTCCTGAAACTTCTTCTCGAAGTCCTTCTTGGCGGCCTCCAGGGCAGTGAAGGGCACGAGCTTGGACTGGCCCACCTCCCCCTGGCAGCACACAGCGCTGATCAGGCCCCCTGCACCCCTCACCCCGTGCAAGGCCACGGCCAGCCGCCTTGCTGCCCACAAGCCCTGCTCGGGCCGGGGAGCGGCCTGGTGCTGGGGCACTGAGACGGAGGGTCCCTGCAGGCTCCCCGTTCCCTCCGCGTGGTTCACCCTGCCGTGCCCGGCTCTGCGGGGCCTGCCCTGGGTCGCATCGCCCTGACCCAGGCGGGTTTCCCTGCCTCGCTCACGGTTAGCGCTTTAGCAACTCCGTCTCTACCCGTGGGCACAGGGGCCAGTGCTCAGCACCAAGCGGGCATGTGCCAAAGCACAAGCACCAGCTCAGAGCGGCCCTGCAGCTCAGGGAGATACCCTGGGCCTCTGCACTAGGGTGTCACATTCCTGGCTGCTTTGCTGACAAGGTGCCACCTGCCCCAGCTGTGCCAACCCGGTAGCATGGGGACAAGGCCTCAAATCCCTCCCCGAGAGGGGCTATAGCAGAGCCACTCATAGCTCACTTTGGCAGGACTGGCATTGAGGGACGGGGAACAAGGCAGGGAGCACCCCTGAGTCACCAGGTTCATCCCTCAGCCCAAATATCACATGCAGGTCTGGTCCCCTGGATCCTGGGGGATTTTGGCACGGACAACGAGATGGATGGAGGAGCCAGGACAGCTCTGAGCAGCAAACCCGTTCTTGGGACATGCAAAGAGACAACGGGGGCTATGACATCCCCGTGGCTCGGAGGCTGTCCTCCCCAGGCCAGGGACACGCATGGTGGCcagggctccccggggccggggcggccagTGCGGACTCACCACGCGGCCCCAGCGGTTCCAGGTGCTGTAGGCACCGCCGTGCTCGATAAGCTGGATGATGTAGAACTTGTTATTGTTGGCGCCGATGTTGGTCTGGTTCAGGGTGCAGTCGTAGTCCTCGTAGACCTACAGCAGCACGGATGGGGTCAGCACCTGGGCGGGGGCCTCAGGGACTCATTCATACGGGATAGGGGCTGCGACAGCAGCATTTGGGGTGGGGCAGGGCTCCACAAGGGACATCCTGGGGGGGGGCAACAGGTCTGAAATGGAAATCGGGGCTACCCCGGTGTCAGCATGGCGGGGATGACCCCGGGATTAGCTGGCGTGAGGGTCTCCCTcctgctctgcccacatccctcCTCCCCAGCGTGCCCAGACCAACCACCCCCCTGGCAGAGAggtgcccagctctgctgtgccctTGCTGCCTCCCCACTGCCCACGGGCAGGTGCAGCCCCTGCCGCGCTCTCACCTGGGCTCCCGGCACCCTGCTCAGGGGACACAGCCCATCGACTGTGGCCGGGGGCTTGTCCTGGGGTGCAGTCTTCAGGGCCGCCAGCGTGGAGTGCCAGGCGTCGTCCCCCTCTCCTTCCTTGGCTTTCTTGCCTCTGCCCACAGGCTGCCTCTTGGTGGGGGCTTTGCGCTTGGAGGCCATGGCTGAGGAACACCTGAAGGGCCAACGCAGGGTTAACCTCTGTCCCAAACCCCGGGGAGACCGGACCAGGAGCCCAGAGACACGGAACTGCCCTTCCCGGCACATCCTGCTGCCCTGCGCCTCCGTTTCCCCACCCCTATAATCCATGGCCACTGCCAGAAGGGAGCCAGGCCAAGCCGGGGCGGAAGCAGGACCTCTCTCCCCAGTCTCCCCTCCTCCAAGCCGTCTggcccctgcccctctgctcggTACAAGGCcgagccccacagcaccctcctgCGTGAGGAGACCCCTTCCCCAAAACGAGCAGTGCTTGCCTGGGAGACACAGCCTGCTCATACAGAGGAGCAAGGAGCCAAGGGAAACGTGCTGGCTGAGGCAGCGTGGGCAGCAAACTGAGCTCAGCAGAGCCGAAAGAGGACAAGGAACTGCTGGAGCACCAGCAGGAGCCTGGAAAGCCCTGTTCGGCCACCCTGGTCCTGGCCCCCCCCGCCAGCGGAGGAACCAGGAGCCTGGACAGCGGGGTGCCACCGCAGAGCAGCATGTCGTGCCGGGGCATCTCTGCTGGGTCACCCAGCCCTGTGTCCCCCGGGCCACGCAGAAGCGGACAGCAAGCAGTGCTCCCCGCCCCGAAGCGCAGAGAAGAGGCGCAGCACCCTGCAGGGAGGCTCACTCGCAGGGCCAGGTCCCGGGGACACCTCCCCTCCTGTGCCCCCACGTCCCCTCCACGCAgtggcccccccggggcagcaaagcggggaggggggagtggGAAGTGGCCCTGCCCAGGCATCGCCAGCGCCCAGAAAGTTTCGGATAGCCTTTGGGCAGATTGGGCAGCCTGCCCGGCTGGGAAAGCTTCTCCTCAGGGAAAAGCAGGCACCCCACCCCTCTGGGCAGCCACGGAGAGGGGCAGGGATCACCCACCCACCCGCCGCCCGGcgagcccggccgccgcgggggcctgTGCCGGAGGCCCGAGCTgtgggccgcgccggcggggaggcGAGCGCAGGCAAGCCGGGACGAGCTCTTGCCACCGCCTCCCGCGTGACTCCGGCAGCACGGCTCCCCGGCAGGCGGGATGCTGACGGAGGCAGGCGGCgggggcacagcctggggcacCCACCCTGCCTCCCGCTCCGTCCTCGCCCCCCGGCCCCACGTCACCCCCGATCTCCCCGGCCCCACCTGCTGCCCAGCCGCCACGCTGTGCGAGCCAACGCCTGTGCCGGGTTAAAGTgcggtgccgcccgcccgcctcgcACCGCGGCGCGCACAGGTCTGCCCCGGCACGGCCTGCGAGACCGCCGAGCCGCCTGCACCCGGGGCTGCGCCGTGCTGGGCTGGCGGCACCGAAACATGTGTCTGGCAGCGGTGCTGCCTCCCCAGCAGAGCTGAGGTTGCCTTTGGCCGGGCACAGAGCCCGGAGCGGACATTtatgagggtgacagagcactggagcaggttgcccagagaggttgtggcgtctccttctctggagatattcaaaacccgcctgaaCACGATCCTGGGCATGCAgcgtgctctgggtgaccctgcctgagcagggggggttggactaggcgatcgccagaggtccctgccaacctcaaccgttctgtggttctgtgactGCCCTTGGTCGGGGGGGCAGCCCTGGAGTCCACCAGGCAGAACAGCATCTCTAGGCCGACGGGGACACCTCTAGACTGGGGGAGCACTGCTCGCTGTCCGCTTCTGCGTGGCCCGGGGGACACAGGGCTGGGCTACCCAGCAGAGATGCCCCAGCACAACATGCTGCTCTGCAGTGGCACCCCGCTGTCCAGGCTCCTGGTTCCTCCGCTGGCGGGGGCGGCCAGGACCAGGGTGGCCGAACAGGGCTTTCCAGGCTCCTGCTGGTGCTCCAGCAGTCCCTTGTCCTCTTCTGGTTCTTCCAAGCTCAGAGTTTGCTGCCCACAGTGCATCAGTCAGCACGTTTCCCTTCGCTCGTTGCTCCTCCATGTAAGCGGGCTGAACCCCAGGACAAGCCCCCGGCCACAGTCGATGGGCTGTGTCCCCTGAGCAGGGTGCCAGGAGCCCAGGTGAGAGCGCGGCAGGGGCTGCACCTGCCCGTGGGCAGTGGGGAGGCAGCAagggcacagcagagctgggcaccTTTCTGTCAGGGGGGTGGTTGGTCTGGGCACGCTGGGGAGgagggatgtgggcagagcaggAGGGAGACCCTCACGCCAGCTAATCCCGGGGTCATCCCCGCCATGCTGACACCGGGGTAGCCCCGATTTATATTTCAGACCTGTTGTTCCCCCCACAATCACCACCAGGATGTCCCTTGTGGAGCCCTGCCCCACCCCAAATGCTGCTGTCGCAGCCCCCGACCTGTACGAATGAATCCCCGAGGCCCCCGCCCAGAAGCCCATGATTtccctggctcctcagctccccaCAGCCACCCTTGGCTCCGTCTCAACCCACCCGGCCTCCTGAGGCCAGCAAGGCCAGAGGCACGTGgccaagccgctcgccagctctggggaaggtcttgccaacAGCCGGAGGGAGAACAGCCCCACTGGTCccctcccccaaaccagccccccagagaggccgcgggggaggaagccaaggaagaaaagtctCATCTCCCAGCACGGTTGAGGTTAGGTAGCAATTTTATTCTGCAAGGGGTAGGGTAGGGGTGCCACTGCTTGGGGCTGGCACGCGACTCGTCCTGCGGGGTGTTCAGGGCCGCCTGTAAGGATGCTGCGGCCGGCGGAACAGACGGGAGCGTCCTGGCCGTCgctctggccctggctgtcctgcctgggggctgctctcaGGAGCCAGGGAGCCAGGAGACGACTCTGAttcctcctggctgccggctcggGAGCTCGCCAGGTCCAACTCCGAGCTCGCGGGTGTAGCTGAGCCGGAGGATGCCTTGCATTCATTCTGGCTGCTGGCTTGGGAGCGGGCCAGGTCTGACTCTGAGCTCGCAGGTGTAGCTGAGCCGGAGGATGCCTCAGAttcatcctggctgctggtgctggtgctggagctggccagGTCCGGCTCTGcgctggcaggggcagcagggctggaggacgCCTCCGCTCCTGGCTTGCTGTCGGTGCTGGGAGCAGACGGCTCTGGCAGTGCGCTCCTGGGGGCTGTAAGGGGAGGTGGGAAAGTCAGCAGCACGGCCCCAAGCccttgcctggccctggcccgagcctgggggcacctgggtgctttgcctcttaccGGGGCCTATTCCGGCACAGCCATCGCATTCCCAGGCCTCCACCGCTGCTCCCACCGCCGAGCAGTGTCGATGCGTCCCTCTGGACGCACACGAGGAGCACaagagcagctcccacggcctggggaagcaaacgggttggtgcttgtggcagccggggctggcagtggtgccgCGAAGGCAACCGAGGCAACGGGAGCGGAGCAAGGCAGCGCCCGGCAGAGCTCTTGCGCTAAGCACCTGCTCCCAGCATGACGGCATCTGCTGCCACAGCGGCAGCTGCCAGAGTGCAGCTTTGGTGACGTACCCGCTTTCCtgcgcctgctgcctgccctcctgATAGAGGCACTGGCCGGCGTCACACTGGCTGTGCCTCTCGGAAAGCTCCTCGTACTGCCCCGTCTCCTCCCAGGTTGGTGgtctgcaggagaaggaaggggaagccctgagcctcccccgccgggcacctgcaggacgtccctgctctcctggcctcctGCCCCGCTTCCAACTCCGCGGGGAAGCGGGAGCCCAGACGAGCAGGAGCCCTGCGGGCCAGGACTGCCGCGGGAGCCCTTGGCCTGGCACAGCCCTTGTGCCGTCTGTCTCGGGAGCCCGGCACGAGGGTGGCAGAAAACCAACCTGAACAGGACAAAGATccccatttttaacatttccGGCAGGAATTTTCTCTTGTCTTTACACTGGGGGCACCGGAAGCACTCCCAGCCAGCGCGGCTAGCCTGCCCCTGCGGGAGAGACACAAGCGGCGTTAgcggggcgctgctgctgctgggccccggctgtgcccacgggagagggaagccctcctacctggatgcagccCCGGTGAAACCAGGCCCCTCGGCACGCTGGGCACACCATAGTGCCGAACGATAGCTTCTCGTCCACCCGCTCCATGCAAATGATGCAGGTGGTTTCTTCATCTGGGCGTACCGGCACCGCCTGCTCCGGGCGGTGCTCCGAGCAGAAGGACCTGGGCAGAacatggaggagaggggcaaggtCAGGAAGCGCTGAGGCCTCCCACGGTGCGGAGAGGAGGGCaacgggggcacaagggagccctCCGCGGCctggctccggctcccgctcgcAGGCGTCGCTGCGGGGCGGACAGGCAACTTCCCCGGCTGCTTGGCCAGCGCCGGCACCAGGGGCGTCGAGGCA
Protein-coding regions in this window:
- the PARP3 gene encoding protein mono-ADP-ribosyltransferase PARP3, encoding MASKRKAPTKRQPVGRGKKAKEGEGDDAWHSTLAALKTAPQDKPPATVDGLCPLSRVPGAQVYEDYDCTLNQTNIGANNNKFYIIQLIEHGGAYSTWNRWGRVGEVGQSKLVPFTALEAAKKDFEKKFQEKTKNSWAARETFVAQPGKYTLIEVQPGAGREVEVSLKVDDVDGGKVSKRRVLPCTLDKATQDLVSLIFSNDMFRDAMQTMNIDVKKMPLGKLTKQQIAKGFEALEELEAALREQPARAAHLEQLSSRFYTIIPHNFGRARPPPINSHDLLRAKKDMLLVLADIEVAQSLQAQKVKGEEEEEEEVPHPLDQDYALLCCQLSLLDPASPEYKLIENYVTQTGNKLQILNIWEVDREGEDELFKAHDHLGHRRLLWHGTNVAVIAAILRRGLRIMPHSGGRVGKGIYFASENSKSAGYVGCTSQRVGIMLLNEVALGKLYRITEDDPTLRQPPAGYDSVLACGKTEPDPAQDKEVLLDGRKVLVCQGKPIPMSTYKDSSFSQSEYLIYQESQCRIRYLVQLRF